The Musa acuminata AAA Group cultivar baxijiao chromosome BXJ2-5, Cavendish_Baxijiao_AAA, whole genome shotgun sequence genomic interval ATGGCAAGAAGCGGAAAACCCAACCCCAACCCTGCTTTTCTCATATACACAACCTATTGATACTATTTGACGTACAGCTATGACTACCCCGATGGCACCCCGTAACCCTGATGAATATGATGCTTTCAGCTGCTAACTTCCTGAGTAACCTTCTTTTCCACAGCTTTACACCTATGAACAGAGTGAACCTACCGAGTTGGACAAGCCGCGGGCCCAACCGGGGGTGCTTCTATGAACAGGATCTGATGAGCCCAAGGTAGTAGAGATTCCTCATCACCAGGTTCCCCAGGCTGAAGACCCCGACCACGCCGGCCGCCTCCGGCAGTGGCCTCTCCTGGCAGGGGCGCGGACCCCGTTGCTCGTTGAATTTGATGTGGTCCTTGCCGATCCTCTCGATGACGGCGTTGATCGCGCGGCGGTCGGGCAGCTGGCCGTTGGTGTCGGTGACGCAGAACTCGTTCTTGGCTTCGCCGGCCTTGGTCGTGATCTCCGCCCTGGTCACCGAGAGCCCGTTCTCGCGGAACGTCCGGGTCACGTCCGCGAGCAAGCCCCGCCGGTCCGGCATGCTCATCTCCAGCCTCATCCCCTGTTTCAAGAACAGAATGTATCAAAACAGGGACTAGACTGGCGAATCATACGATGGGTTGCGCACGCTTTTAATGAGTAGAATTAACAGTGAGAACTGAACCAAAGAGAGGTGCCTACCTCAGATGCTCTGCGCTCGATGGCGGCTTGCAAGCATTGGATCACTCGCTGCCGCTCTGCCTCCGAACTGATCGGCCCTCCATCCATATGTCTTATGTAGAATTCCTGCAATCCATGAAACACGAGACCAATATAATCCAACATTTTGGAGAGCGATCCATGGGACAAAACGAGGGCTGCGGATGACTCTTTACCTGATAGGCTCGATCGGCATCGGTGCCAATGGTTCCGTGGAAGACGACGTACCCCATGTCGGTGAGGGTGCAAACTACGTCGAACAGGAGCTTCGGTCGGTCGCGGCACTGCACGTTGACGACGGAGTAGCCGCGCTCGGTCCAATTCTGAACCGAGACCGACAACTTTGACGACGACGAAGACAAGGATGCCTCGTTGGAGGAGACGCGCCCGTAGTCGCGGTCCGCGAACATGAGCTGGTGGAGGCGACGGTCGGAGTGGGTCATCATGGGAGAGGCCACGGTGGTCTTGGCTCCGCGGACGTCGTGATCGCCGCGGAGAACATTGCGGAGGCGGGCCTCGATGCCGTCGATACGGTGGGCGTCGGCGATGGGGGAGCCCGAGTGGTGGTCCTTGACGAAGATGAGGGAGGCGATGCGACCGTTGTGGGTCCAGACCTTGGCCTCCACCACGTTGCACTCCAGGTCACGGAGCACAGCGAAGACCTCGGAGAGGAGGCCCGGCCGGTCGGTGCCGGTAAGCTCCAGCGCCGTGAGGCCCGCAAGGCCGCAGCCATCGGAATTGTCGTGGTTGTTCTCTCCGTCATCGCCGGCGGAGGAGGATGACGAGGCTTCGCCGCTGAGGGAGAATTCTATGCGGGAGAGGAGGGCGGGGTCGAGTAGCTTGCGACCGTGGCCATCGACAACGTGGAAGACATCCATGAACCAGCGGCCGTCCGAGGAGATGTAGCCCTTCTGGATGGTTAGGTCGAGGTCGGTGAGCACCTGCACGGCCTCCAATAGCATGCCACGCTTCCGGGCGCTGTTCACCCTCACCACCGTTGACGTCGCGCACACCGCATTGTCGATCACCACCCTGACGATACAAACAACACACCCCCTTACACATCACCCCGCAGAGAGTAATACAAAATCGAAGGCAATCACGAAAGAGGGAGAACGACATCTCGCAATACAACCAGAGATCGAGAGGGAGGAGATTTGGGAGGGGAAAGGAGACAACAATAAATGAGTAAATCTGGCGCAAAAGACGATATAGAGAGGTAGGCTGTCGAGGTAGTGGCTCACCTGAGAGTGTTCATCATTCTGTTAACAAGCTTCTGGTACTCATCCGGCAattccatctcttcttcttcttctttctcctctgcAGAAACTTCTCTCGGTCGACTATATCCACAGGAACCTCGTAACACTTCAAAAAGACGCCGGAATCACCATCTctctatctttctctctctacataTCGTCCTATTTCTCCGCAGCTGTTCTGGTTGGGGAAGGATGAAGAGGAGAGAGGACAAAAGAGAAGAACAAACTTGATGCGAAAGAACACAGCAGAGGAGACTCCGATATTTAAAAAGGTGCCAAACCCACGTTCGTAAGCAAGAATGGCCGTCTAAGAATTGGGACCACCGCGAGTACCCGTTCAGTAGCGGCCAGGCCGACCTAACCGTTCCGACCCTGGTCAAGCGTCGCCCCTTTCTTTCTGCTCTCATTCTTACCCCCGTGTTGCTTCTTCCTCAAGCTCAAGTAATCACCTACGGTATATCTCCACTGTGCATGACAACTAACATTAATAACATAAATTAGGGAACTGATTGGAAGTTGAACTTATACATCGGCTTTAAAtaaatccaatatatatatatatatatatatatatatatatgaatgcaattttatataataattaaaaatcaataatttatgtatatttttttataaaagatttTGATTATTCGTCTTGTGAACTAATACGCTCATAATTTTCTAATGATTCAGTTTGGCgtcatatataattaaaatttatcgtATATGTTTAAATTGAATTGTTTCTTAAAAATTGATTTTGACATGAAACCTGGACGGACGAGTTAACTCAGCATCGAGATGTTCGTTTGACTCGTTCACGAACGAAGCATTAAATCGACAGACCTGACGAATTAATGCTGCATTAAAAAGGCCGGGCGTGGCCGGAGCACAGCCAAGTCTTTGTGCCGTCCGCGTCGGCGTCCGCGGTTACAACGAGCGTGATCTGGCCCACAAAGCCACGGAAGGGCGTTTATACGAGCGTGCGACGCGCGGACGTCGCCGTCACTATCACGGTACCTAAGGTAGCCACTCAGAACAAATGACGCGTCCAGATACGCTTGGTGCCTCGGCGACACGAGCCAGGAGCATGTGGGGAAAGTTAAGGTGGAGTAGGCACGTGTCGGCTGGGCTCTGTCATTTGACCTGTCGCCCTAGTCCACGTGTTTTCATCCGAGGCATTTAAAAAGGGCAATGGCGTTGCCCCCGTAACGGCGGCCTTCTTATGTTTACTAGTTCTGTGGCCCATGCGGGGGCCATCAAAATTACCAGTGATAAGGTGGCAAGTTGACGTTTTAAGAAATAATGGCGGTAAAAGTGCTTCCTGTCGCGCACCGAAAATTGACAAAAGTCGCGTGGTACGGCGTCTGAGCGACAGAAGGAAGCCACATGATGTCAGATGCGCGCCATGATCACCGCACACCAGGGACAAGTCTCCGTGATGGACGGTGGGACGCGCGGCGCCGTTATCTTTGACGGGAAAAAGGAGCGCTGGTGTCGTGACTCACAGCGAGTatcttatattatatatatatatatatatatatatatatatatatatatatatatatatatatatatcatttggtttttttaaaattaattaatcagGCGGGAAGGAGATTGGATGAGTCAAATTTCCCGCCTATTACTTTTCCTTCCATTTGGCGCCACGTAGAAGCAGTTGTGTTGGGAGGTGGGTGGCGAGTGGGGCGGCGCGTATGGTTACGCGGAAAGTGAAAGCCACGACGTGGATGGTATCAGATGGAGCcgaaagaaataaagaaaaacaaaaaaggtaAATGAAAAAAGACGAGAAAAGAACCCCCAGACACATAAGGGAGATGGGAGCGATCACACTTTTGGCTAAATGGCTTTTGACGGAGGGGAAGGGGTAGCAGCTGTGGCCGCGGGGAGAGGTTACTGGCTTGTCAGGGGCCCATAACTCCATGGTCTTCTGTCCTCTCGAGAGTTCGATTCCACGTAATACGGAGAAGATCGAGTTTGGATCTGACCGGACGCAAAAGATCGTCAGGTCAAGCCCGACATTCGCGACTCATCTAGAAGTTTTCGGGCTACGTGTCATGGATTCGACGCGTTCAGAGCGACCGTGGTCAAATCCATTGGCCCCGACTCACGCAACTTCCATCCAGACAAAGACCGTTCGAAGGCTAAGAACTTGCTAGGCAATGACCAGAAGAAGAGCGGAAACAACATAATTGCGGACTAGATGAGTCGCGTGTGTTACAGAAGAGAGAAGATGGAAAGCGATTCAAATTTCAACGTGACTTCGACTCGAAGGAACACTGCATGTGTGTGTGTCCGTGTCAACAATCTATAACGGGGAACGCCGAAGTTCAAAATGGGGACTACGCAACGCACTAAGAATAGGGGACTGAGCCGTTCTGCTGCCGCTCGAAACCATTTGAATCGCCGAGCCGCATGGGCGTGTCCCTTCACACCTATCAGATGACGGCCATTATTGTTTTCCTCTGCATAGGACGCTGGAAAAAGTTGTGCGTTCAAGGACAGACATGCATGTGAGTTTTTGAAGCCGTGTGTTTCCGAATTAAAACCCTTTTTTACTTTCTTCGAGGAACTTCTGGTATATGTCACTGGTATCAAATCAGATGCAAAGCTAGAGCAATGCCATCATCAACAACACAAGCACTTGTTTGACGTGTATCATTGACTTCACCGTGCATGTTCTACTCGAGCCATATGCGAGTATAATGTACGCGCTCAACTTGAATAAAGGAGATGATGATAACTCGTAGATGATGTGCCTTTGCATCACCACATGAATTCTATATATCCATCCTGTCGGCATTCCCAACTACTAATCTCCGTGCGGGACGACGATACTCAACCTTCTTACCTCAGTCGGCCATTGTGTTCGACTGCCTACTGACCATCTACCATGTGAAACGACACAGGTACATGGACAGCTCCGTTTAGGCTGGATGCGATGCTTGCAACGCGGCCTTCGTGTTCTCGTGCAGCAACAACGCTTTCGACTGTAGGTCCATTAACACATGTTAAATGGATTACTGTGCAATTCACAGGCAAGTCTAGGAAGGTTATGATACATGATCGTTTAGGTGGCTTTTTTTGGTCCAATCATGCTTCACTTGAAGCATTTAGATCTACTTATAAGTAGATCTTGAAGCTGTTGCGTAGTCGTACATCACTAGGTACATACATCCAAATGAATTGGGTCGGCCCGGTGCATGGCACGCTGCGACGGCCTGCAAATAGATTCCGTGAAGCACTCTGTTCTCGTATGTTCTACTCGAGACATGGCCTTCTCACCTGCATAGAGGTAATGTTTGTTGATGAGTAATGATATTTTCCTGGGACGTAAACCATTTATATCCCCGTTATGAACTCATCTCGAAGGCACATGATTATTTCACTGCATTTGAGCATCAGAATAATGGGCGATCCAATCCTTTTTATCTTGGATTTCTTTCTTCTCGTATCGTTTCAGAACAACTGAATCAAGACATAAGCTGAATTGCCAATTGTTCCTTGCATTTTTTATGTGGAGAGGTGATCTACCTTGAAGTCTCAGTTGTGAGATAGTTTACATGGTATAAGTCCTTGAACACTTTGAATTTGTTATAGATTAATGGCATAATCTCGTGGCTGTTATCGATCGGCAGAAGACAATGGATTGTTGTCGACACGAAGAGATGCTTAGCACATGTAGGTCTATCGCTTATTATCTACGTCGAGATCGCTTAGCGCTCGACGCCCATCTTGACTTGCCACAGCGCGGTAAGAAACGTTGGCCGCAACAGAGgcaagagacatacaccatctctGATAAGGATCGTATGGTCAACCTCTGGGATCTAAAGCACAGATTTCGACATCTCCATATGAAACCCGGTTCGGGACACACTTGCAGTCGGCTATGTAGTAGACCTCATTGCTGACTGAGATGCATAAAAACAATTTGTCCAAACTTTGTAGCGATCACTTGATGATGATTTCGAACCCATGGAAAAAGGAAATAGTCATGTTTTTACTGCAGGAGTTGCTGAAAGAACATGTTGGTGTACCATCATCATCCATTTGGGCAAGTCGATCATTTTCCGGGCTGTGGTTTCAGTAGAGGTCAGCAGAGAACTGTTAAGATATAATATGTtacaggaaaaagaagaaaaaaagagttaACTCGATGCATGTCTG includes:
- the LOC135612310 gene encoding ACT domain-containing protein ACR8-like, giving the protein MELPDEYQKLVNRMMNTLRVVIDNAVCATSTVVRVNSARKRGMLLEAVQVLTDLDLTIQKGYISSDGRWFMDVFHVVDGHGRKLLDPALLSRIEFSLSGEASSSSSAGDDGENNHDNSDGCGLAGLTALELTGTDRPGLLSEVFAVLRDLECNVVEAKVWTHNGRIASLIFVKDHHSGSPIADAHRIDGIEARLRNVLRGDHDVRGAKTTVASPMMTHSDRRLHQLMFADRDYGRVSSNEASLSSSSSKLSVSVQNWTERGYSVVNVQCRDRPKLLFDVVCTLTDMGYVVFHGTIGTDADRAYQEFYIRHMDGGPISSEAERQRVIQCLQAAIERRASEGMRLEMSMPDRRGLLADVTRTFRENGLSVTRAEITTKAGEAKNEFCVTDTNGQLPDRRAINAVIERIGKDHIKFNEQRGPRPCQERPLPEAAGVVGVFSLGNLVMRNLYYLGLIRSCS